In a single window of the Natronorubrum halophilum genome:
- the rpl4p gene encoding 50S ribosomal protein L4: MEATVRDLDGDDAGSVTLPAVFETTYRPDLIGRAVRVAQANRKQDYGADEFAGMRTPAESFGSGRGMAHVPRQDGRARRVPQAVKGRKAHPPKAEKDQSESINTKAKKLAVRSAIAATTDAELVAERGHQFDEDTEIPVVVSDEFEDLQKTAEVVDFLEAAGLADDIERADEGRSVRSGQGKARGRKYKTPTSILFVTSSENGPSRAARNLAGADVTTATEVNAEDLAPGAQPGRLTVWTESALEEVADR; this comes from the coding sequence ATGGAAGCAACAGTACGCGACCTGGACGGCGACGACGCGGGCTCGGTTACGCTCCCGGCGGTCTTCGAGACCACCTACCGACCGGACCTGATCGGTCGTGCCGTTCGCGTCGCTCAGGCAAACCGGAAACAGGACTACGGCGCCGACGAGTTCGCGGGCATGCGCACGCCTGCGGAATCGTTCGGTAGCGGCCGCGGTATGGCCCACGTGCCACGACAGGACGGACGCGCACGACGCGTCCCGCAGGCTGTCAAGGGACGCAAGGCCCACCCGCCGAAAGCCGAGAAGGACCAGTCCGAATCGATCAACACGAAAGCAAAGAAACTGGCCGTCCGCAGTGCGATCGCAGCGACGACCGACGCCGAACTGGTCGCCGAGCGCGGTCACCAGTTCGACGAGGATACCGAGATTCCAGTCGTCGTCTCCGACGAGTTCGAGGACCTCCAGAAGACGGCGGAGGTCGTCGACTTCCTCGAGGCCGCCGGCCTCGCGGACGACATCGAACGCGCCGACGAGGGTCGGAGCGTCCGCTCTGGTCAGGGGAAAGCCCGCGGCCGGAAGTACAAGACGCCCACCTCGATCCTCTTCGTCACCTCGAGCGAGAACGGCCCGTCACGAGCGGCCCGTAATCTCGCCGGGGCGGACGTCACGACGGCCACCGAGGTCAATGCGGAGGATCTCGCCCCCGGTGCACAGCCGGGGCGACTGACCGTCTGGACCGAAAGCGCGCTCGAGGAGGTGGCTGACCGATGA
- a CDS encoding 50S ribosomal protein L23, which yields MSSVIEHPLVTEKAMNDMDFENKLQFIVNPDAAKPEIRDEVEARFDISVDNINTQVTMKGKKKAIVKLSEDNDAQEVASRIGVF from the coding sequence ATGAGTTCGGTCATCGAACACCCCCTCGTGACGGAGAAGGCGATGAACGACATGGACTTCGAGAACAAGCTCCAGTTCATCGTCAACCCGGACGCCGCCAAACCCGAGATTCGCGACGAAGTCGAAGCGCGCTTCGACATCTCGGTCGACAACATCAACACGCAAGTAACGATGAAGGGCAAAAAGAAAGCAATCGTCAAGCTGTCCGAGGACAACGACGCCCAGGAAGTCGCCTCACGAATCGGGGTGTTCTGA
- a CDS encoding 50S ribosomal protein L2 translates to MRMGRRIQGQRRGRGTSTFRAPSHRYKAKLDHKKEEDDDVVRGTIVDIEHDPARSAPIAAIEFEDGDQRLVLAPEGVAVGEEIQVGVSAEIKPGNTMPLAEIPEGVPVCNVEANPGDGGKFARSSGVNADLITHDRNAAVLQLPSGEVKRLDPQCRATIGVVAGGGRTEKPFVKAGNKYHKMKARGTKWPRVRGVAMNAVDHPFGGGGRQHPGKPKSVSRDAPPGRKVGDISSRRTGRGGNK, encoded by the coding sequence CTGAGAATGGGACGTCGCATTCAAGGACAACGACGCGGTCGCGGCACGTCGACGTTCCGCGCCCCGTCCCATCGCTACAAGGCGAAACTCGACCACAAGAAAGAGGAGGACGACGACGTCGTCCGCGGCACGATCGTGGATATCGAACACGACCCGGCCCGTTCGGCACCGATCGCCGCCATCGAGTTCGAAGATGGCGATCAGCGACTCGTGCTGGCTCCCGAAGGCGTCGCCGTCGGCGAGGAGATTCAGGTCGGCGTCTCGGCGGAGATCAAGCCGGGTAACACGATGCCGCTCGCGGAGATCCCCGAAGGGGTTCCGGTCTGTAACGTCGAAGCGAACCCGGGCGACGGCGGTAAGTTCGCCCGTTCCTCCGGCGTCAACGCGGACCTGATCACCCACGACCGCAACGCGGCGGTCCTTCAGCTGCCAAGTGGCGAGGTCAAGCGCCTCGACCCACAGTGTCGAGCCACCATCGGCGTCGTCGCCGGTGGCGGTCGAACGGAGAAGCCGTTCGTCAAGGCAGGGAACAAGTACCACAAGATGAAAGCACGGGGCACGAAGTGGCCTCGAGTCCGCGGTGTTGCGATGAACGCCGTCGACCACCCGTTCGGTGGCGGCGGCCGACAACACCCCGGCAAACCGAAGTCCGTCTCGCGGGATGCCCCGCCGGGACGGAAGGTCGGTGACATCTCCTCGCGCCGGACCGGCCGAGGTGGAAACAAATGA
- a CDS encoding 30S ribosomal protein S19 produces MSQEYRTGREGEFTYRGHTVEELQDLELEDVAELLPARKRRSIKRGLSVEKQKLLEEAREKDEEETANAPIRTHLRDMPILPEFVGLTFEVYNGQSFERVRVEPEMIGHYLGEFRLTRTSVEHGQAGIGATRSSKFVPLK; encoded by the coding sequence ATGAGCCAGGAGTACAGAACCGGCCGTGAAGGTGAGTTTACCTACCGCGGCCACACGGTCGAGGAACTGCAGGATCTGGAGCTTGAGGATGTTGCAGAACTGCTACCCGCTCGGAAGCGGCGAAGTATCAAACGCGGTCTCTCCGTCGAGAAGCAAAAGCTACTCGAGGAGGCCCGCGAGAAGGACGAGGAAGAGACGGCGAACGCGCCGATCCGAACGCACCTGCGGGATATGCCGATCCTGCCGGAGTTCGTTGGACTGACCTTCGAGGTCTACAACGGACAGTCGTTCGAGCGCGTCCGCGTCGAACCCGAGATGATCGGACACTATCTCGGCGAGTTCCGGCTGACCCGAACGTCCGTCGAACACGGGCAGGCAGGGATCGGTGCGACTCGTTCCTCCAAGTTCGTCCCACTGAAGTGA
- a CDS encoding 50S ribosomal protein L22 produces the protein MGINYSVDADPDATAKAMLRERHMSNKHSKEVARELKGRTVENAQDYLQDVIDKKQSVPFKSHNAGAGHRSDIDGWDAGKYPEKVSNAFLELLENVEANADHQGFDGQSMEIVHVAAHKVGESVGRKPRAMGRASAWNTPQVDVEIVVEEPDTEDDEEDN, from the coding sequence ATGGGAATCAACTACTCAGTCGACGCCGATCCGGACGCCACTGCAAAAGCGATGCTCCGGGAGCGTCACATGAGCAACAAGCACAGCAAGGAAGTCGCACGCGAACTCAAGGGCCGAACCGTCGAAAACGCCCAGGACTACCTGCAAGACGTGATCGACAAGAAGCAGTCGGTCCCGTTCAAGTCACACAACGCCGGCGCGGGCCACCGCTCCGACATCGACGGCTGGGACGCCGGGAAGTACCCGGAGAAGGTCTCGAACGCGTTCCTCGAACTGCTCGAGAACGTCGAGGCGAACGCCGACCACCAGGGCTTCGACGGACAATCGATGGAGATCGTCCACGTCGCCGCCCACAAGGTCGGCGAATCGGTCGGTCGCAAGCCCCGCGCGATGGGGCGTGCCTCGGCCTGGAACACGCCACAGGTCGACGTCGAGATCGTAGTCGAGGAACCCGACACCGAGGACGACGAGGAAGATAACTAA
- a CDS encoding 30S ribosomal protein S3, whose protein sequence is MADEHQFIENGLQRSQIDEFFQEELGRAGYGGMDVAKTPMGTQIVLKAEKPGMVIGKGGENIRKVTTALEEKFNLEDPQIDVQEVDEPDLNARIVADRLANALERGWYFRKAGHTTIDRIMDAGALGAEIVLSGKVTGARSRVEKFNRGYIKHNGEPAEDVVDHGQGVAVMKLGTIGVNVKIIPPGAELPDDFGVHEDMDPEEVVPDAVEANAAEGVEELLEGEPEDAEATESGAEAPAEDAVEPEADLDEDVVEEVIEAEVESEEDEDVDVPDESPIEEDLDELEEDVEAEAEELVAEMDEEAAADADEKAEADSDADEGGDA, encoded by the coding sequence ATGGCTGACGAACACCAGTTCATCGAAAACGGCCTCCAGCGGTCACAGATCGACGAGTTCTTCCAGGAAGAGCTCGGCCGCGCGGGCTACGGTGGCATGGACGTCGCCAAGACGCCGATGGGAACCCAGATCGTCCTCAAGGCAGAGAAGCCCGGGATGGTCATCGGCAAAGGCGGCGAGAACATCCGGAAGGTCACGACGGCTCTCGAGGAGAAGTTCAACCTCGAGGACCCACAGATCGACGTTCAGGAGGTCGACGAACCCGACCTCAACGCGCGAATCGTCGCGGACCGACTGGCCAACGCGCTCGAGCGTGGCTGGTACTTCCGGAAGGCCGGTCACACGACGATCGACCGGATCATGGACGCGGGCGCGCTCGGTGCCGAGATCGTCCTCTCCGGGAAGGTCACGGGCGCACGATCGCGCGTCGAGAAGTTCAACCGTGGCTACATCAAGCACAACGGCGAACCCGCCGAGGACGTCGTCGACCACGGACAGGGCGTTGCGGTCATGAAGCTCGGAACCATCGGGGTTAACGTCAAGATCATCCCGCCGGGTGCCGAGTTGCCCGACGACTTCGGCGTCCACGAAGATATGGACCCCGAAGAGGTCGTTCCCGACGCCGTCGAAGCCAACGCGGCCGAAGGCGTCGAGGAACTCCTCGAGGGCGAACCCGAGGACGCAGAGGCGACCGAATCCGGCGCAGAGGCTCCGGCCGAGGACGCCGTCGAACCCGAGGCCGACCTCGACGAAGACGTCGTCGAGGAGGTCATCGAAGCGGAAGTCGAGTCCGAGGAGGACGAAGACGTCGACGTTCCCGACGAGTCCCCGATCGAGGAGGACCTCGACGAACTCGAGGAGGACGTCGAGGCCGAAGCCGAAGAACTCGTCGCGGAGATGGACGAGGAAGCTGCGGCCGACGCGGACGAAAAAGCCGAAGCGGACTCCGACGCAGACGAGGGAGGTGACGCCTGA
- the rpmC gene encoding 50S ribosomal protein L29 codes for MAILHVEEIRDMTPAERAEELEELETELLNQKSVLAAGGAPENPGRIGELSRTIARVKTIQGEEGDLE; via the coding sequence ATGGCGATCCTCCACGTCGAAGAGATCCGCGACATGACGCCCGCCGAACGGGCGGAAGAGCTCGAGGAACTCGAGACGGAACTGCTGAACCAGAAGTCCGTCCTCGCCGCCGGTGGTGCCCCGGAGAACCCGGGCCGCATCGGCGAACTGAGTCGCACTATCGCCCGGGTCAAGACGATCCAGGGTGAGGAAGGCGATCTCGAATGA
- a CDS encoding ribonuclease P protein component 1 → MALTPETLPRHELNGLPVRVVESDDSSRVDLEGRVVIETTNTLSIEVRENGESRVVMVPKSGSTFEFAITDEAADFAKESGTTSKLADTQPDSSDTPGESDRAGGDAADCRGDDPSRDPRHAAGENVAYVTVDGSRLLSRPARRTETSGDSPWQ, encoded by the coding sequence ATGGCACTGACACCCGAAACGCTGCCGCGACACGAACTCAACGGGCTTCCCGTACGAGTCGTCGAGAGCGACGACTCCTCGCGAGTTGACCTCGAGGGGCGAGTCGTCATCGAGACGACTAACACCCTTTCGATAGAGGTTCGAGAGAACGGCGAGTCTCGGGTCGTCATGGTGCCAAAGTCGGGCTCGACGTTCGAGTTCGCGATCACAGATGAAGCCGCCGACTTCGCGAAGGAGTCGGGGACCACATCCAAACTGGCCGATACCCAACCCGACTCGTCCGATACCCCGGGCGAGTCGGACCGAGCCGGCGGCGATGCCGCCGACTGTCGTGGCGATGATCCCTCGCGGGACCCCCGCCACGCCGCTGGCGAGAATGTGGCCTACGTTACGGTCGATGGATCGCGGTTGCTCTCACGACCCGCCCGACGCACGGAAACTAGTGGTGATTCACCATGGCAATAG
- a CDS encoding 30S ribosomal protein S17 — protein sequence MAIGLDVETPPEPENPEEYDYETCPFYGELPVRGQILEGQVVSTDMDKTVVVEREYDVAVPKYDRLMKRRSRIPAHVPGVLEPLSVGDTVKIAETRPLSKTKSHVVVEVTEEATAEDIAALTGEAEPDPQLSAEDIASEGDE from the coding sequence ATGGCAATAGGACTAGACGTTGAAACCCCTCCGGAACCGGAAAACCCGGAGGAATACGACTACGAGACGTGTCCGTTCTACGGCGAGCTTCCCGTTCGAGGACAGATCCTCGAAGGGCAGGTCGTCTCGACGGACATGGACAAGACCGTAGTCGTCGAGCGAGAGTACGATGTCGCGGTTCCGAAATACGACCGCCTCATGAAACGTCGCTCGCGCATCCCGGCACACGTGCCGGGCGTGCTCGAGCCACTCTCGGTCGGTGACACGGTCAAGATCGCAGAGACCCGACCACTGTCGAAGACGAAATCGCACGTGGTCGTCGAAGTAACCGAAGAAGCGACTGCAGAGGACATCGCAGCGCTGACCGGCGAGGCCGAACCGGACCCACAGCTTTCGGCCGAAGATATCGCCAGCGAGGGTGATGAGTGA
- a CDS encoding 50S ribosomal protein L14, whose translation MEAMKADVTQGLKKGSLVTCADNTGARELKVISVAGYHGTKNRQPKAGLGDKVTVSVTKGTPEMRRQVLEAVVVRQRQSVRRPDGTRLKFEDNAAVIIDENEEPRGTEIKGPIAREVAERFGAIASTATMIV comes from the coding sequence ATGGAGGCGATGAAAGCCGACGTCACCCAGGGACTCAAGAAAGGGTCGCTGGTCACGTGTGCCGACAACACCGGCGCACGCGAGCTCAAAGTCATCAGCGTTGCGGGCTACCACGGCACCAAGAACCGCCAGCCGAAGGCGGGACTCGGTGACAAAGTGACCGTCTCGGTCACCAAGGGTACGCCCGAGATGCGCCGTCAGGTCCTCGAGGCCGTCGTCGTCCGCCAGCGTCAGTCGGTTCGCCGACCGGACGGGACGCGACTGAAGTTCGAGGACAACGCGGCGGTCATCATCGACGAGAACGAAGAGCCCCGCGGAACGGAGATCAAGGGCCCGATCGCCCGCGAAGTCGCGGAACGCTTCGGAGCGATCGCGAGTACCGCAACCATGATCGTATAG
- the rplX gene encoding 50S ribosomal protein L24, translating to MSKQPTKQRNETARAPLHKRQKQLHATLSDELREEYGTRRTRVNAGDTVEVMRGDHAGEESEVLRAILEDGTIHVEDVTVETADGEEVPRPLAPSNVRITDLDLEDERREARLEGDSE from the coding sequence ATGAGTAAACAACCAACCAAACAGCGAAACGAAACTGCGCGTGCACCGCTGCACAAGCGACAGAAGCAGCTTCACGCGACGCTGTCCGATGAACTCCGGGAGGAGTACGGCACCCGTCGAACCCGCGTCAACGCGGGCGACACGGTCGAGGTTATGCGCGGCGACCACGCCGGCGAAGAAAGCGAGGTCCTCCGTGCGATCCTCGAGGACGGGACCATCCACGTCGAGGACGTGACGGTCGAGACGGCAGACGGCGAAGAGGTGCCGCGGCCGCTTGCCCCCTCGAACGTCCGTATCACGGACCTCGATCTGGAGGACGAGCGTCGCGAAGCACGCCTCGAAGGTGATAGCGAATGA